The region CCTGTTCGTCGACCACCGGGCCGCGGCTGGTGTTGACCAGCACCGCGGTGGGCTTCATCGTCGCGAGCGCCGCTTCGTCGATAAGGTGCCGGGTCTGCTCGGTCAGCGGGCAGTGCAGGGACACCACGTCGGCGGTGCGCAGCAGCTCGTCCTGGGACAGGAAACGGGCGTCGAGCTCGGCTTCCACCTCGGCTGCGGCCCGGCGGCGGCCGGTGTAGGCGATGTTCATCCCGAACGCGCGGGCCCGCCTGGCCACGACCTGCCCGATGTCGCCGAGTCCGACGATGCCGAGGATCTTGTTCTGCAGCCCGGTGCCGAGCATGAAGTCCAGGTGGAAGGTCCACGGCCGGCGGGCCCGCAGCAGCCGTTCGCCCTCACCGAGCCGTCGGGTGACCATGAGCAGCAACCCGAGGGCCAGGTCGGCCGTCGCGTCGACCAGCACACCCGGCGTGTTGGTGACGATGACGCCCCGCTCGGTCACCGCCGGAACGTCGATGTTGTCGTAGCCGACCGCAACGTTGGCCACCACCTCCAGCTGCGGGCCGGCGGCCGCGACCAGGTCGGCATCGACCCGGTCGTGCAGCATCGTCACGATCGCGTGCGCGCCGCGCACCGCCTCGTGCAATTCGGGCACGGTCAGCGGCCGGTCCTGCGGGCAGACGTGCACTTTCCCGGCCTGGCGCAGCACGTCTAACGCCGGCTCCGGCACCGCCCGGCTGACCACGATCCGCTTGTCCACCAACAACCTCCTCGCGACGAAATCCCCGCCGGAATCTACCCGCAACCCGCGGGCCGGTCAGTCGTCGCCGCGAATGATGCCGCGCAGTTTCGGGATCCGGTCATTCAGCGTGCGCTCCGCGCCTCGACCGGTCGGCTGGTAGTAGTCGCGGCCCACCAATTCGTTCGGCGGGTACTGCTGGGTGAGCACGCCTTCCGGCTTGCTGTGCGGATATTGATAGCCCTGGGCGTTGCCGAGCTTGTTCGCTCCGGCGTAATGCCCGTCGCGCAGGTGCGGCGGCACCGGGCCGCCCTTGCCCGCCCGCACGTCACCCATCGCCTCGTCGATCGCCATGATCACGGCGTTGGACTTCGGCGCGGTGGCGAGGTGAATCGTGGCCTGTGCCAACGCGAGTCGACCCTCGGGCATCCCGATGAACTGCACCGCGTGCGCGGCCGCGACGGCGGTCTGCAACGCGGTCGGATCGGCCATGCCGATGTCTTCGCTGGCGTGCACCACCAGCCGGCGCGCGATGAACCTCGGGTCCTCCCCCGCCTCCACCATCCGGGCCAGGTAGTGCAGCGCAGCGTCCACATCGGACCCACGGATGGACTTGATGAACGCGCTGGCCACGTCGTAGTGCTGATCACCGCCCCGGTCGTAGAGAACCGCGGCGCGATCCACGGTGGCCTCCACGGTCGCCAGGTCGATCGCGTCCGCACCGGTCGAACTCGCCGACTCCGCCGCCGCTTCCAGCGCCGTGAGCGCCCGTCGCGCGTCGCCTCCGGCGAGCGACACCAGGTGCGCCTCGGCCGCCTCGGCCAGGTTCAGCGCCCCACCCAGACCGCGCTCCTCGCTGACCGCCCGCCGCAGCAGCGTGCGGATGTCCTCGTCATCGAGGCTGCGTAGTTGCAGCACCAGTGATCGCGACAGCAGCGGAGCCACCACGGAGAAGAACGGGTTCTCCGTGGTGGCCGCCACGAGGAGCACGGTGCGGTCCTCGACCGCGCCCAGCAGCGCGTCCTGCTGGGTCTTCGAAAAGCGGTGGACCTCGTCGATGAACAACACCGTCGACTCGCCGGACCGGCCCAACCGGCGGCGCGCCTCCTCGATGACGGCGCGCACCTCCTTGACCCCGGACGACAGCGCGGACAGCGCCGCGAACCGCCGTCCGGTCGCCAGCGAAACCAGGTTGGCGAGGGTGGTCTTGCCGGTGCCGGGCGGGCCGTAGAGCAGCACCGATGCCGGTGCTGCCCCTTCGACCAGGCGGCGCAGCGGAGCTCCTGCCCCCAGCAGGTGCTGCTGGCCGACGACCTCGTCGAGCGAGCGGGGCCGCATCCGCACCGCCAACGGCGCGTTCTCGGCCAGCTTCTCGCCCGCGCGCATCTCGGTGTCGGCGCCGAACAGCCCCTCGTCGAACAAGCCCTCACTCACCCCGCCGACGCTACCCGCCGCCTCCGACGCCCCAGTGACTGTCCTTGACTCAGCCCACCCGGGCGGGCAGGGCCACCTCGACCGTGCAGTTGCCGCGGCGGCGCTGGGCCGCCCAGTGCTCGACGGCTTGGTAGCAGGCGCGGTCGAGGTGGCGGACCGTCGTGAGGTCCAGGTGCACGTGCTTGCCCGTTGGCAGCTGTTCGAGGTGGTCCAGCAGCCGTGGCAGCCGCAGGAACGTCGCGTTGCCACCCAGCTCAACGCGCACGTGCTCGTCGTCGTGCTCGGCCCGCACCGACAGCCGGGACACGTCGATCGCGGTCTTGATGATGGCGACCGCCAGACCGGTCAGCGTGCCGATCAGCAGGTCGGTGGCCAGGATCGTGCCAGCGGTCAGCACCAGCACGAACGCCTCCGAGCGGTGCTCCCGCACCAGCGTGACGACCTGCCGCAGCTCCAGCAGCTTCCAACCGGCCTGGATCAGCAGCGCCGCGAGCACGGCCGTCGGGATGAAGGCCAGCACGCCCGGTAGCAGCATCACGAACAGCAGCAGCCAGAACCCGTGCAGGATGCGGGAGAGCTTGGTCTTCGCCCCGGCTTGCACGTTCGTGGCGCTGCGCACGATCACCGCGGTCATCGGCAATGCCCCCAGCAGACCGCAGATCGTGTTGCCCGCGCCTTGAGCGACGAGTTCCTTGTTGTACTGGGTCTTCGGGCGGTCGTGCATGCGGTCCACGGCGGCGGCGCTGAACAGGCTTTCCGCCGAGGCGATCAGCGCGAAGGTCAGGATCGAACCAAGTACGGCGGGCGTGGCGAGCTCGCCCCAGGCAGCGGCGGTCGGCACGTTCAACGCCGACAGCAGCGAGCCGACCTCCACCTTCTGCACCGGCATCGCGAACAGCGCCGCCACCGCACTGGTCGCCACGACGGCCAGCAGCGCGCCGGGCACGAGCCGCAGCTGCGCGGGCGCCTTCTTCCAGAGCGCCATGATCACCAGGGCCAGCACGGCCAGCAACAGCCCGCTGCGGCCCGCCGGGCTGGTCACGGTCGTGACCAGCAAGTCCGGGATCCCGGCGAATTTCGTCCAGGTGGACTCGGGCTGCGCGAGGCCACCCACCGGGTAGATCTGGCCGAGGATCAGCACCAGCCCGATACCGGCGAGCATGCCCTGCACCACCGACGGCGAGATCGCCCGGAACCAGGTGCCGAGCCGGCTCAGGCCCAGCACGATCTGCACCAGGCCGGAGCCGAGCACGATCACGCCCAGCGCCGCCAGCCCGTGCTGGTCGACCGCCGAGGCCACCAGCACGGTCAGCCCCGCCGCGGGGCCGCTGACCTGCATCGTGCTGCCGGGCAGCAAGCCGACCACGAGGCCGCCGACGATGCCGGTGAGGATGCCCAGTTCGACCGGCACGCCGGACGCGACGGCCACGCCGACGCAGAGCGGCACGGCCACCAGGAACACCACCAGCGAGGCCCCTAGATCGGCGCCGAAGGTCTCCTTCGGCCAGCGCGGCGCGCCGGGCCCGCGGCGCGCCGGGCGAGGCGATTCGAGTTGAGTCGTCACAATGCCCTCCAGGGCAAGTCGAATATGCGGGCAACAGGCATCGCGCCGCGCACCTGGCGGTGCGGGCGTCGAGCTGGCCCGACGGGCTTAGGGAACGGAAGTCAGAGCGGCAGGAAGTCCGGCTCGTCCGGCGACTGCGGGCAGGCGAAGACGAGACCGGTGTCGATCTCGTAGAACCAAGCGTGCAACCGCAGTTCACCGGCGATGACCCGGTCCCGGATGAACGGGTATTCATGCAGCGTCTGCAGCTGCGACTGGATGTGCCGCTTGCTCTCCGAGCGGACGCTGGGGTCCTCCGGTTCGGCGCCCGCCAAGCCGTCGGTGCCGAGCCAGGTCCGCAGCGCGGGCAACTCCTCCAGGCCGCGCCCGGCCAGGGTCAATGCCGTGACGGCACCGCAGTGCGAGTGCCCGCAGACGATGATCTCCGGCACGCGCAGCTGCAGAACCGCGTATTCGATAGTGGCCATTTCGCTGGACGCCGAGTCCGGCGCGTATTTCGGCACCACATTGCCGGCGGTCCGCAGTTCGAAGAGATTCCCCGGTTCGGCACCGGTGATCTGGGACGGGATCACCCGCGAATCGGAGCAACCGATGAACAGCGCGGACGGTTTCTGACCTGCGGCGAGTTGCCGCCGGCGGTCCGCGGAAAGCATGCTGGGGTGCCGTCGTGCGTGCCGCACGAAATGTTCGAAGCTCATTGTCGCCTCTCCTGATCGTCTGCTCGGAATATGTCGCGAGCGCCGATCAGTGGCGGATGACCTGGAGTGCGGCAGGTGAATGTTTGAGCTTGACGCAGGCGTGGTGCGGTTTGCTCCGGGCATTCGGAAGCACGCGCACCTGGGCTTGATTCTCGATATCGGCGGCGTACTGCAGCCCGGGCGGCAAGAGCGCGCCGCGGTCGTTCTTGCGGTCGTAGAGACGCCGGGGTGGCGCGATGCCAGGCAGCCGTTCGCGCAGCTTCTCGACGTCCCGTTGCTCGTTGGTCTCGGACTTGGATTCAGCAGGTCCGATGCGCAACTGCGAGCTGCCCTCGGCGTTTAGCGGGCCCAGCAACGCGAGCACGACCGCGAAGAGCAGGAATATTCCCGCCCTCGTGATCTGCCATGCCTTGCCACGCACCGAATGCCTCCCGAATAGAGCAGCCGTTCCCCTTCCGGCGACGCCGACGGTAGCGGGGCGTAGTGCTAAACGCTGAACTCAAGGTATCCGATAACGACGGTCCGGGCGCAAGTCACAGTTCCGGCCCGACCGGCGGAGAAACAAATGACGATATGTTAATCCAACCCGGTTCGACCTGCGAATTCACCCGGATGCCGGGTGGACAAGAGGGCCGTCACTGCGGTGCGTAAACGATGTTCACTACGGAAAGTGTTGGCGATGTGACCAGAATTACCGTATTGGGGGAGTTGAACCCTCGGCCATATTCATCCTGGGCAACAAGACCGAAACACCGCATCATAGCCGACCCGGTAGTGGTAACCGTGCGAGGTCGTCCAGCACCCGCGTGCAGTCGGCGAACATGACC is a window of Saccharopolyspora phatthalungensis DNA encoding:
- a CDS encoding replication-associated recombination protein A; protein product: MSEGLFDEGLFGADTEMRAGEKLAENAPLAVRMRPRSLDEVVGQQHLLGAGAPLRRLVEGAAPASVLLYGPPGTGKTTLANLVSLATGRRFAALSALSSGVKEVRAVIEEARRRLGRSGESTVLFIDEVHRFSKTQQDALLGAVEDRTVLLVAATTENPFFSVVAPLLSRSLVLQLRSLDDEDIRTLLRRAVSEERGLGGALNLAEAAEAHLVSLAGGDARRALTALEAAAESASSTGADAIDLATVEATVDRAAVLYDRGGDQHYDVASAFIKSIRGSDVDAALHYLARMVEAGEDPRFIARRLVVHASEDIGMADPTALQTAVAAAHAVQFIGMPEGRLALAQATIHLATAPKSNAVIMAIDEAMGDVRAGKGGPVPPHLRDGHYAGANKLGNAQGYQYPHSKPEGVLTQQYPPNELVGRDYYQPTGRGAERTLNDRIPKLRGIIRGDD
- a CDS encoding carbonic anhydrase: MSFEHFVRHARRHPSMLSADRRRQLAAGQKPSALFIGCSDSRVIPSQITGAEPGNLFELRTAGNVVPKYAPDSASSEMATIEYAVLQLRVPEIIVCGHSHCGAVTALTLAGRGLEELPALRTWLGTDGLAGAEPEDPSVRSESKRHIQSQLQTLHEYPFIRDRVIAGELRLHAWFYEIDTGLVFACPQSPDEPDFLPL
- a CDS encoding SulP family inorganic anion transporter, whose product is MTTQLESPRPARRGPGAPRWPKETFGADLGASLVVFLVAVPLCVGVAVASGVPVELGILTGIVGGLVVGLLPGSTMQVSGPAAGLTVLVASAVDQHGLAALGVIVLGSGLVQIVLGLSRLGTWFRAISPSVVQGMLAGIGLVLILGQIYPVGGLAQPESTWTKFAGIPDLLVTTVTSPAGRSGLLLAVLALVIMALWKKAPAQLRLVPGALLAVVATSAVAALFAMPVQKVEVGSLLSALNVPTAAAWGELATPAVLGSILTFALIASAESLFSAAAVDRMHDRPKTQYNKELVAQGAGNTICGLLGALPMTAVIVRSATNVQAGAKTKLSRILHGFWLLLFVMLLPGVLAFIPTAVLAALLIQAGWKLLELRQVVTLVREHRSEAFVLVLTAGTILATDLLIGTLTGLAVAIIKTAIDVSRLSVRAEHDDEHVRVELGGNATFLRLPRLLDHLEQLPTGKHVHLDLTTVRHLDRACYQAVEHWAAQRRRGNCTVEVALPARVG
- a CDS encoding 2-hydroxyacid dehydrogenase, with the translated sequence MDKRIVVSRAVPEPALDVLRQAGKVHVCPQDRPLTVPELHEAVRGAHAIVTMLHDRVDADLVAAAGPQLEVVANVAVGYDNIDVPAVTERGVIVTNTPGVLVDATADLALGLLLMVTRRLGEGERLLRARRPWTFHLDFMLGTGLQNKILGIVGLGDIGQVVARRARAFGMNIAYTGRRRAAAEVEAELDARFLSQDELLRTADVVSLHCPLTEQTRHLIDEAALATMKPTAVLVNTSRGPVVDEQALAKALREGRIGGAALDVFEHEPEVEPALLDLDNVVVAPHLGSATTETRTAMAELAARNVAEILAGHEPPNPVHR